The Streptomyces cynarae genome contains a region encoding:
- a CDS encoding Fpg/Nei family DNA glycosylase has translation MPEGHTIHRLARDYAARFAGGAVAVTSPQGKFADAAALLDGAELHTADAHGKHLFLGFRGADWVHIHLGLFGKVAFGDAPAPPPTDTVRLRLANPTAYVDLRGPTTCALVTGEEKTAVHGRLGPDPLRVDADPEAAHRRVRRSRTSIAALLMDQKVIAGVGNVYRAEVLFRHGIDPYRPGKDITPAEWDAIWADLVALMREGVRTNRIDTVRPEHTPEAMGRPPRVDDHGGEVYVYRRAGLPCHLCGGEIRTASLAARNLFWCPGCQRS, from the coding sequence GTGCCAGAGGGGCACACCATCCACCGGCTGGCCCGGGACTACGCGGCGCGGTTCGCCGGCGGCGCGGTCGCCGTCACCAGCCCCCAGGGCAAGTTCGCCGACGCCGCCGCCCTCCTCGACGGGGCCGAGCTGCACACAGCCGACGCCCACGGCAAGCACCTCTTCCTCGGCTTCCGCGGCGCCGACTGGGTGCACATCCACCTAGGCCTGTTCGGCAAGGTCGCCTTCGGCGACGCCCCCGCGCCCCCGCCCACCGACACGGTCCGCCTGCGTCTGGCGAACCCCACCGCGTACGTCGACCTGCGCGGCCCCACCACCTGCGCGCTGGTCACCGGCGAGGAGAAGACCGCGGTCCACGGCCGCCTCGGCCCCGACCCGCTGCGCGTCGACGCCGACCCGGAGGCCGCCCACCGGCGGGTCCGCCGCAGCCGGACGAGCATCGCCGCCCTGCTCATGGACCAGAAGGTCATCGCGGGGGTCGGCAACGTCTACCGCGCCGAGGTCCTCTTCCGGCACGGCATAGACCCCTACCGGCCCGGCAAGGACATCACGCCCGCCGAGTGGGACGCGATCTGGGCCGACCTCGTCGCCCTGATGCGCGAGGGCGTCCGCACCAACCGCATCGACACCGTGCGGCCCGAACACACCCCCGAGGCCATGGGCCGCCCGCCGCGCGTCGACGACCACGGCGGCGAGGTGTACGTGTACCGCAGGGCCGGCCTGCCCTGCCACCTCTGTGGCGGCGAGATCCGCACCGCCTCGCTCGCCGCCCGCAACCTGTTCTGGTGCCCCGGCTGCCAGAGGTCATAG
- a CDS encoding ribose-5-phosphate isomerase, with translation MRVYLGSDHAGFELKNHLVEWLKAAGHEPVDCGPHIYDAQDDYPPFCLRAAERTAADPDALGIVIGGSGNGEQIAANKVKGVRAALAWSEETASLGRQHNNANVVAVGARMHTVEEATKFVETFLNTPFSGDERHARRIDMLSSYETTGTLPPIPPHHPQG, from the coding sequence ATGCGCGTGTACCTCGGCTCCGACCATGCCGGTTTCGAACTGAAGAACCACCTCGTCGAGTGGCTCAAGGCCGCCGGGCACGAGCCCGTCGACTGCGGGCCCCACATCTACGACGCCCAGGACGACTACCCGCCGTTCTGCCTCCGCGCCGCGGAGCGCACCGCCGCGGACCCCGACGCCCTCGGCATCGTCATCGGCGGCTCCGGCAACGGGGAGCAGATCGCCGCGAACAAGGTGAAGGGCGTGCGTGCGGCCCTCGCCTGGAGCGAGGAGACGGCCTCACTGGGCCGGCAGCACAACAACGCGAACGTCGTCGCCGTGGGCGCCCGGATGCACACGGTGGAAGAGGCGACGAAGTTCGTCGAGACGTTCCTGAACACGCCGTTCTCGGGCGACGAGCGGCATGCGCGGCGCATCGACATGCTGTCCTCGTACGAGACCACGGGCACGCTGCCGCCGATCCCCCCGCACCACCCGCAGGGCTGA